DNA sequence from the Streptomyces sp. NBC_01497 genome:
CCGGTCGTCCCGCCGCTCTCGTAGACCCCGACGACGGGTGCGTCGGGGCCGTACCCCTGCGGGATCAGGTCCCGGGCCGCGACGTCGCGCAGTTCGTCGGTGACGTTCGGGAAGAGTGCCAGGTCGTCGAGGGTCTTGACGTCCGTGCGCGGGTCGAAGCCGAGGGTCGCGGCCCGCGACAGCCAGAACGGCGAGCCCGTCTCGGGGCCGAAGTGCCAGGCCATGGCGGCCCGGAGGAACTCGTCGGGGTCGCGGGGTTCGCCGAGGGGCAGATCGAGGACCGGGACGCCGGAGGTTACGGACACTGCGTCTCCTGTGGGGCTGTGGGGGGTGCTGTGCGGGGGCGGTGTGCGGGAGTGCTGTGCGGGGGCGGTTCGGGGCTGCGGGCACTCAGCCGCGTACGAGCCCCTTGGAGCGCATCAGGAACGAGCCGAGGTGGTCGTCGTGCGGGACGCCCGGGGCCATCCAGTGCGTGGGGTGGTCGCCGATGTACAGGTTCTTGACCGTGGGGTCCTCGTACAGCTCGTCCAGCAGGTCCTCGTCGGAGGTGAGCGCCGTGACGACCAGACTGTCGCCGAGGGCGCGGGCCCCGGCCTCCCGGGTCCAGGGCGCCACCCACACGCAGGGGAAGGGCAGTTCGACGCCGGTCTGGGGGGCGTGGGGATCGTCGAGTTCGAAGACGGCCGGGCGCAGGACGGCGCTGCCGTCCCCGAGGTCGTCCACGACGCCCGCGGCGCCGAGCCAGGCGAGAGCGCCCTGCGCCCGCTCGATCAGGTGCCGCTCGATGGCGCGCGCGCCATCGAGCGGATGGACGGGGAGCACCGCCTTCTCGTGGTGCGGCGGCAGGCTGGGGATCGTGGCGAGGCGCTCCGCGAGGGCCCTGGCCAGCGGCGCCGCGTCGCCCTCCACGAACACGGCGGTGGTGTTGACGCAGGCGGTGCCCCCGTGGTGGGCCACGGAGTCGACGATGACGTCGATGTGCTCGCGCCAGTCGGTGTCGGCGGTGACGAGGATCTTCGAGCGGCCGGGTCCGTTGGGCAGTACGGCCGGGTCGGCGGCGTACTTGTCGATGACCTCCTGGCCGCCGTACACCATGCCGAGGTCGGCCCCGCGCAGCACGTCGTCGGCGGTTTCGTGGTCGGTCGGCAGCAGGGCGATCATGTCCTCGCCGAACCCGGCCTCGCGCAGCGCGGACACCAGCCGGAACGGCGTGAGCGGTTCGCGGCGCGAGGGACGTACGGCGACACGGAAGCCGAGA
Encoded proteins:
- a CDS encoding aldehyde dehydrogenase family protein, whose product is MIAQLDALGPAGPFRTRNRTDITDVYGRTVAELSLVPRLYVKRTMKALRRARPLPRDARLAALKRAGELFADGTVAGMTASEYRDTVCLLSGTPLANVRSAVDSIRSAAAEAYPSAQAGRPAGDVEDWRDTRVLGGAAGWIRRGEVFAVHAAGNHPAVHAQWLQAVALGFRVAVRPSRREPLTPFRLVSALREAGFGEDMIALLPTDHETADDVLRGADLGMVYGGQEVIDKYAADPAVLPNGPGRSKILVTADTDWREHIDVIVDSVAHHGGTACVNTTAVFVEGDAAPLARALAERLATIPSLPPHHEKAVLPVHPLDGARAIERHLIERAQGALAWLGAAGVVDDLGDGSAVLRPAVFELDDPHAPQTGVELPFPCVWVAPWTREAGARALGDSLVVTALTSDEDLLDELYEDPTVKNLYIGDHPTHWMAPGVPHDDHLGSFLMRSKGLVRG